Proteins encoded within one genomic window of Candidatus Zixiibacteriota bacterium:
- a CDS encoding aspartate carbamoyltransferase catalytic subunit: MSRLSSRHLLGLEGTSRQDIEAILETADTFREVLDRTIKKVPTLRGITVVNLFYEPSTRTRISFELAEKRLSADTVSFSPSTSSVKKGESLRDTLQNIEAMKIDMVVVRHSSPGVPYFLTRFSDANIINAGDGAHEHPTQALLDMHTIYKKYGKLDGLRVVLIGDAAHSRVLRSNIWGLKTMGASVAICGPATLLPYEVEKFGCDIYTNLDEALDGADVVNVMRIQLERQHAGLFPSQREYTRLFGVNKDRLKRLRRNYTIMHPGPINRGVEITSDVADGAKSVILDQVTNGQAVRMAVLYLLRGRDDEGGVS; encoded by the coding sequence GTGAGTAGACTTAGTTCTCGTCATCTACTCGGCCTCGAAGGAACTTCCCGCCAGGACATTGAAGCGATTCTTGAGACTGCGGATACTTTCCGCGAAGTCCTGGATCGTACTATCAAGAAAGTTCCTACATTGCGTGGAATCACAGTGGTAAATCTCTTCTATGAACCATCCACCAGAACCCGCATCTCGTTCGAGTTGGCCGAGAAACGTCTTTCGGCCGATACGGTCAGCTTTTCGCCATCGACGTCGTCGGTGAAAAAGGGGGAATCTCTACGGGATACGCTACAGAACATTGAGGCGATGAAGATTGATATGGTCGTTGTGCGCCATAGTTCACCGGGTGTACCGTATTTTCTGACTCGTTTTTCAGACGCCAATATCATCAATGCCGGAGACGGTGCCCACGAGCACCCTACTCAGGCGTTGCTCGATATGCACACGATTTATAAGAAATACGGCAAGCTTGACGGCCTGCGGGTGGTGTTGATCGGGGATGCTGCTCACTCGCGTGTCCTGCGATCCAATATCTGGGGTCTCAAGACGATGGGCGCTTCGGTAGCTATCTGTGGTCCGGCGACATTGTTGCCTTACGAGGTTGAGAAGTTTGGCTGTGATATCTATACCAATTTAGATGAAGCCCTCGACGGCGCGGATGTGGTCAATGTCATGCGTATTCAGCTGGAGCGACAGCACGCGGGTTTGTTCCCATCGCAGCGCGAATACACCAGATTGTTCGGGGTTAACAAGGATCGACTCAAACGTTTGCGGCGAAATTATACCATCATGCATCCCGGACCAATTAATCGTGGTGTGGAAATCACAAGCGATGTTGCTGACGGCGCTAAATCAGTTATCCTCGATCAGGTTACCAACGGACAGGCGGTGCGAATGGCGGTACTTTATCTGCTGCGGGGCAGGGATGACGAAGGAGGCGTATCATGA
- the pyrR gene encoding bifunctional pyr operon transcriptional regulator/uracil phosphoribosyltransferase PyrR, with the protein MRVAHEILEHNAGAESLAIIGVVTRGVNLARRIAGIIEDIEGIKVPVGLMDISLYRDDVHSKLDQPIIQRTEILFDVVDRNVILIDDVLFTGRTIRAALNQINDFGRPRSIQLAVLVDRGHRELPIKADYVGINIPTAHTDRVVLEVAETEGADRVYVIRGALEDEDSVSLARGKEGKK; encoded by the coding sequence ATGCGTGTTGCTCACGAAATTCTAGAACACAACGCCGGAGCCGAATCGCTTGCGATCATCGGTGTCGTTACGCGTGGAGTTAATCTTGCGCGACGGATCGCCGGTATCATTGAGGATATCGAAGGCATCAAAGTACCGGTCGGGCTGATGGACATAAGCCTGTACCGGGATGACGTTCATTCCAAGCTCGACCAACCGATTATCCAGCGGACGGAGATTCTGTTCGATGTGGTCGATCGCAACGTCATTCTAATCGACGATGTCCTTTTCACGGGCCGCACAATTCGAGCCGCTCTCAATCAGATCAACGACTTCGGGCGTCCGCGCTCGATCCAACTGGCTGTGCTTGTGGATCGTGGTCATCGCGAGCTGCCGATCAAAGCTGACTATGTCGGAATCAATATCCCCACCGCGCACACCGATCGGGTAGTGCTGGAGGTGGCGGAAACGGAAGGAGCCGACCGGGTATATGTCATCAGAGGCGCACTTGAGGACGAAGATTCAGTGTCATTGGCCAGGGGGAAGGAAGGTAAGAAGTGA
- a CDS encoding dihydroorotase: MTSKKYDLVIQNGRVIDSALGFGRDAHVFIKDGKIAMIEADSAPIRQEMRSLDDEQIVDATGKLVVPGLVDIHVHLREPGREDEETVESGCRAAAAGGFTSICCMPNTTPRIDNQETVEFVQDRARNAAARVYVVGAITKGLEGKELAEIGDLVQMGAVAISDDGYYVRNAEMMRRALEYARMFDIPVMQHSEDQQLSEGGIMNESFESTRLGLRGSPSVAEEVAVLRDIALCRMTGGRLHIQHITTRGAVQAVRQAKKEGVKVTAEATPHHMVLSDTEIGKEFNTNLRVNPPLRTETDRVAVIEGLVDGTIDCIASDHAPHSAEEKDCEFDQAPPGMIGLETTLGLIKTHLIDKGYLSWADAIRKMTVNPARILNLPVGTLEAGTVADITIIDPEKKWTVKANKFHSRSSNSPYIGRRLTCQVFKTILGGKVVYER, encoded by the coding sequence ATGACCAGCAAGAAATACGATCTCGTAATTCAGAACGGGCGGGTTATCGATTCCGCCCTGGGGTTTGGTCGCGATGCTCACGTCTTCATCAAGGATGGAAAAATCGCCATGATTGAGGCCGACTCTGCGCCGATCCGTCAGGAAATGCGATCGCTTGATGACGAGCAGATTGTCGATGCCACCGGCAAATTGGTGGTGCCGGGTCTGGTCGACATTCATGTACATCTTCGTGAGCCCGGCCGAGAAGATGAGGAGACAGTCGAAAGCGGTTGTCGTGCCGCTGCCGCAGGTGGGTTTACATCGATCTGTTGCATGCCCAATACAACTCCCCGTATAGACAACCAGGAAACGGTTGAGTTTGTCCAGGACCGCGCCCGGAATGCAGCCGCCCGAGTCTATGTCGTGGGCGCAATTACCAAAGGACTCGAAGGCAAAGAGCTGGCCGAAATCGGTGATCTGGTCCAGATGGGGGCGGTGGCGATCAGCGATGATGGCTATTATGTTCGTAACGCCGAGATGATGCGCAGAGCTTTGGAGTACGCACGAATGTTTGATATTCCGGTCATGCAACACTCCGAGGATCAGCAGTTGAGCGAGGGTGGAATAATGAATGAATCTTTCGAATCAACCCGGCTTGGCCTGCGTGGGTCGCCATCGGTAGCTGAGGAAGTTGCCGTGTTGCGTGATATTGCTCTGTGTCGGATGACGGGCGGACGGCTGCATATTCAGCATATCACAACTCGGGGTGCCGTTCAGGCAGTGCGTCAGGCTAAGAAAGAGGGTGTTAAGGTAACAGCCGAAGCCACGCCACATCACATGGTTTTATCTGATACGGAAATAGGCAAAGAGTTCAACACCAATCTCCGCGTCAATCCTCCGCTGCGAACCGAAACCGACCGGGTGGCTGTCATTGAGGGATTGGTCGATGGTACCATTGATTGTATCGCTTCCGATCATGCTCCGCATTCAGCTGAGGAGAAAGACTGTGAGTTCGACCAGGCCCCCCCCGGGATGATCGGGCTGGAAACAACTCTGGGGCTGATCAAGACGCACCTGATCGACAAAGGTTATCTCAGTTGGGCTGATGCGATTCGCAAGATGACTGTCAACCCCGCCCGGATATTAAATCTTCCGGTAGGAACACTTGAAGCCGGAACTGTGGCTGATATTACTATCATTGATCCAGAGAAGAAGTGGACCGTTAAAGCCAACAAGTTCCATTCTCGTTCGAGCAACTCACCATATATCGGGCGACGGCTGACTTGTCAGGTGTTCAAGACGATCCTCGGTGGGAAAGTGGTGTACGAGCGGTAG
- a CDS encoding ATP-binding cassette domain-containing protein: MIRLTDISFVYAGGDTPAIDKLSLEIHAGESVCVMGANGSGKTTLARLLAGLLEPTQGAVRIGHEENGPARDVGILFQNPDNQMVAVTVDKEIAFVLENYQVPPDEMDRRVTATLERFGIEHLRRRLTSELSGGEKQRVALASVMVSEPSILILDEPDSFLDQPGRIALEAELSKLRGIDPDMIQVHITQYPSTARQYDRLLVFADGRLVADASPESVFGDRELCGRSGLLLSISDFAGYSIPATLEECNGKTDPTVDHIELSNVAFTWPGADKPTLQSLDYTFNTGETTCIVGSSGSGKSTLGLMLCGLNAPTEGEIGYFDNDGESIASDLIAGRVSAVLQQPERQFFLPTCAEEVAFGPQNFNRPLDAEGVAQLLNMIGLDAEAFSERDPFRLSGGEKRRLAFVAVLSIMPQIIVLDEPTCGLDLEGVGRFVALARALHQRGKGLVVITHDGDLLHALADRILQLNGDGDGQTYMRDAFFADNNLASTVSPRTWTRG; encoded by the coding sequence ATGATACGATTGACTGACATATCATTCGTCTATGCCGGCGGAGATACCCCGGCAATCGACAAGCTGTCGTTGGAAATCCACGCTGGCGAGTCGGTCTGTGTTATGGGAGCCAACGGGTCCGGCAAGACCACCTTAGCGCGCCTGCTGGCTGGATTGCTGGAACCGACGCAAGGAGCGGTCAGGATCGGCCATGAAGAGAATGGTCCTGCCAGGGACGTGGGCATCCTTTTCCAGAACCCGGACAACCAGATGGTGGCGGTGACGGTTGATAAGGAAATCGCCTTCGTTCTCGAAAACTACCAGGTTCCCCCGGATGAAATGGACCGGCGCGTTACAGCGACGCTGGAACGGTTTGGCATCGAACATTTGCGACGCCGGTTGACTTCGGAGTTATCCGGGGGAGAAAAACAACGCGTAGCGCTGGCGTCGGTGATGGTGTCGGAACCGTCGATACTGATTCTCGACGAGCCGGATTCTTTTCTGGATCAGCCGGGACGAATTGCTCTTGAGGCTGAATTGAGCAAACTACGGGGAATCGATCCTGACATGATTCAAGTGCATATCACCCAGTATCCATCGACCGCACGTCAGTACGATCGGCTTCTTGTTTTTGCAGACGGTCGGCTCGTAGCAGATGCTTCACCTGAGTCCGTTTTCGGCGACCGGGAGCTATGTGGGCGATCAGGGTTACTGCTGTCTATTAGTGACTTCGCCGGGTACTCTATTCCTGCCACGCTCGAAGAATGCAATGGCAAAACTGATCCGACCGTGGATCATATCGAACTGAGCAATGTGGCTTTCACCTGGCCCGGAGCTGACAAACCAACTCTGCAAAGCCTCGATTACACTTTCAATACGGGCGAGACAACGTGTATTGTAGGATCATCGGGATCGGGCAAGAGCACTCTGGGGTTGATGCTGTGCGGTTTGAACGCTCCGACCGAGGGAGAGATTGGCTATTTCGATAACGATGGTGAGTCAATAGCATCCGATCTCATTGCCGGGCGTGTGTCGGCAGTACTGCAACAACCCGAGCGACAGTTTTTTCTGCCAACTTGCGCAGAGGAAGTGGCTTTTGGACCACAGAATTTCAATCGCCCGCTTGATGCGGAAGGAGTTGCGCAGCTACTCAACATGATCGGGCTGGATGCAGAGGCGTTTTCAGAACGTGATCCGTTTCGTCTGTCCGGGGGAGAGAAGCGACGGTTAGCGTTTGTGGCGGTGTTGTCGATCATGCCCCAGATTATTGTGTTGGACGAACCGACCTGCGGCCTTGATCTGGAGGGAGTCGGGCGGTTCGTGGCTTTGGCGCGTGCCCTTCACCAACGGGGGAAGGGGTTGGTGGTGATTACGCACGACGGTGATCTTTTACATGCTCTGGCTGACCGTATCCTCCAACTCAATGGGGACGGCGACGGCCAAACCTATATGCGCGATGCTTTCTTCGCTGATAACAATCTCGCTTCTACCGTCTCTCCGAGGACATGGACACGAGGGTAG